One Aegilops tauschii subsp. strangulata cultivar AL8/78 chromosome 7, Aet v6.0, whole genome shotgun sequence genomic window carries:
- the LOC109732718 gene encoding probable protein phosphatase 2C 60, whose amino-acid sequence MIVTLMNFLRACWRPSSNRHARTGSDAAGRQDGLLWYKDAGEHVNGDFSMAVVQANNLLEDQCQIESGPLSFLDSGPYGTFVGVYDGHGGPETACYINDNLFNHLKRFTSEQNSMSADVLKKAYEATEDGFFSIVSKQWPVKPQIAAVGSCCLVGVICGGMLYVANVGDSRAVLGKHVKATGEVLAVQLSAEHNVSIEPVRKELQSMHPEDRHVVVLKHNVWRVKGLIQVCRSIGDAYLKKQEFNREPLYAKFRLREPFNRPILSSEPSICVQPIQPHDEFIIFASDGLWEHLTNQEAVDIVQSSPRSGSARRLIKSALLEAAKKREMRYSDLKKIDRGVRRHFHDDITVIILYLDSSLVSRASTHRGPAVSLRGAGVSLRSSTLAPYGSQM is encoded by the exons ATGATAGTGACATTGATGAACTTTCTACGGGCGTGTTGGAGACCTTCATCCAACCGGCATGCCCGGACAGGCTCAGATGCTGCCGGTAGGCAGGATGGACTTCTATGGTACAAGGACGCCGGGGAGCATGTAAATGGCGACTTCTCCATGGCTGTTGTCCAGGCCAATAACCTACTTGAGGACCAGTGTCAGATTGAGTCGGGTCCGTTGAGCTTTCTCGACTCTGGCCCATATGGCACTTTCGTCGGGGTTTATGATGGGCACGGTGGACCAGAGACAGCTTGCTACATCAACGATAACCTCTTCAACCATCTTAAAC GGTTCACTTCGGAACAAAATTCAATGTCAGCTGATGTACTGAAGAAAGCATATGAAGCTACAGAAGATGGGTTCTTCTCTATCGTCTCCAAGCAATGGCCTGTCAAGCCTCAAATAGCGGCTGTTGGCTCATGCTGTCTGGTTGGTGTTATCTGTGGTGGCATGCTTTATGTTGCCAATGTTGGGGATTCTCGTGCTGTTTTAGGAAAACATGTTAAAGCCACTGGAGAAGTATTGGCAGTCCAACTGTCCGCAGAGCATAATGTCAGCATTGAGCCAGTGAGAAAAGAATTGCAGTCAATGCACCCTGAAGATAGGCATGTTGTTGTTCTCAAGCACAATGTTTGGCGTGTAAAAGGCCTAATTCAG GTCTGCAGATCGATTGGTGATGCCTATCTGAAAAAACAAGAGTTCAACCGGGAACCTCTGTATGCAAAATTCCGTCTTCGTGAACCTTTTAACAGGCCCATACTAAGTTCAGAACCATCCATTTGCGTGCAACCAATACAGCCACATGATGAGTTTATCATATTTGCATCTGATGGACTTTGGGAGCACTTAACCAACCAGGAGGCTGTTGACATTGTTCAAAGTAGCCCTCGTAGT GGGAGCGCTAGGAGGCTCATAAAATCAGCCCTGCTAGAAGCAGCCAAGAAAAGAGAGATGAGGTATTCCGATCTCAAAAAGATCGACCGAGGTGTCCGTCGCCACTTCCATGACGACATAACCGTCATCATACTCTACCTCGACTCGAGCCTCGTAAGCAGGGCGAGCACCCACAGGGGCCCTGCTGTTTCGCTGAGAGGTGCCGGCGTGAGCCTGCGCAGCAGCACACTCGCACCTTATGGGTCGCAGATGTAA